The genome window CTCGAAATACAACATAAAGTGTTCAAGCTCATCGGGGCTTTTGCCCAAGCCCCGCTGCTGTAAAGGCAGCTCCTGCCAGGCCCGCCAGCGACATACAGCCTTCCAATCCGGCGCATTGAGCCAGATCAGGCTGTCTGACTCTTGCCAGATTTGCTGATAATCAGTGGCAAGCTGCTGATTGACCTTGCGCCTCCATAGTGCGTCAGTATCCTGTAGCTGCTCCAATAGATTGATAGGAGAAAGCAGAGCTTTCTCTGCCTGAGGCTGCAGCCCAACACACCAACCTTCGAGGATCAACAAACGCGCCTTTGTCTTCTCTGAGGGGCGAGCTATACAATCCAAACCTTTATCATAGCGCTGCCAGACCTGAGCTTCGCCGCGCTTGAAAGCCTGTAATTGTGAGAGCAATAATGCTGTGTCATGTGTGCCCGGCACTCCACGCTCAGCGAAAAGCGGGTGCCAAAGCTGAGCTCTATTGAATCGTTTCGCGGGCTCAAGGTAATAATCATCCAGCGACACTACATCAGACAACACATCTTGTGTCGCCCATAA of Rheinheimera sp. MM224 contains these proteins:
- a CDS encoding kinase codes for the protein MIENTSDLWLRQWLLYSLKLQLSNQNLWNEQLRRLSLVQPSQTLIIGISGAQGSGKSSLAKALQQLWATQDVLSDVVSLDDYYLEPAKRFNRAQLWHPLFAERGVPGTHDTALLLSQLQAFKRGEAQVWQRYDKGLDCIARPSEKTKARLLILEGWCVGLQPQAEKALLSPINLLEQLQDTDALWRRKVNQQLATDYQQIWQESDSLIWLNAPDWKAVCRWRAWQELPLQQRGLGKSPDELEHFMLYFERLTCESWRQLPDLADFMLTLDQDQDHKLLSLTPDE